The Xylophilus rhododendri region CGCCGGTGGACTTGCCGAAGTGGGCGATCAGCCATTCGGGCGTCTGCGCCGCCAGCTCGCCGATGGTGCGGATGCCGAGCGTCTCCAGCTTGGCATCCGCTTTGGGGCCGATGCCGTTGATCTTGCGTGCCGGCAGCGGCCAGATGCGCGGCTGCAGGTCGGCCTCGTACACGATGGAGATGCCGTTGGGCTTGTCGAACTCGCTGGCCATCTTGGCCAGCAGCTTGTTGGGCGCCACGCCGATCGAGCAGGTCAGGCGCGTGGCCTCGAAAATCTGCCGCTGGATCAGCCGCGCCAGCACCTTGCCGCCCTCGCGCTGGCCGCCCGGCACCTCGGTGAAGTCGATGTAGACCTCGTCCACCCCGCGGTCCTCCATCAGCGGCGCGATGTCGGTGACGATGCCCTTGAAGGTGCGCGAGAAATGCCGCACCCGCTCGAAGTCCACCGGCAGCAGGATTGCCTGCGGGCACAGCTTGGCGGCCTTCATCAGGCCCAGCGCCGAGCCCACGCCGAACTGGCGGGCTTCATAGGTGGCGGTGGTGGCCACGCCGCGGCCGGTGTAGCCGCGCAGGCGGGGGAAGGCGTCGATGGGGATGTCTTCCAGCGCACGTCCGTCGGGCGGCGTGACCAGGGCGCCGTCCACCGCCCGGCGCCCGCCGCCGATCACCACCGGCAGGCCTTTCAGCTGCGGGTAGCGCAGCAGTTCGACGGACGCGAAGAAGGCGTCCATGTCGAGGTGGGCGATGCGGCGCAGCGGAAGATCGGAAGACACGCCGGCGAGGATAAAGCCAGGCGCACCAGCCGAGGTGCACGGGGGCTTCCGGCGCTCAGGTTCTCCAGAGCCAGCCTTGATCGAGCAGCCGCCGCCCGAGCAACATCAGCGCCGCATCGCGGCCCCAGGCCAGCGGGCCGGTGGCGTGGAAGATGCGCGACTGGCGCCGCGCCCGCGCCTGCACCTGCCCCACCCGCTGCCAGCGGTGCAGGGCGTAGCGGGCCAGGCAGAGGCGCACATCGTCGATGTCCATGGCCAGCACCCGCTGCAGCTCGGCGGCGTCTTCCAGCGCCATGGCCGCGCCCTGGGCCAGGTAGGGCAGCATGGGATGGGCGGCGTCGCCCAGCAGGGCGATGCGCTCCCTGGCCAGGGCCTGCGGGCCGGCGACCGGATCGCGGTCGTGCAGCATCCAGCGGCGCCAGTGCGGCGCGGCCCCGGCCAGGTCGCGCAGACCGGTGCCGGCATGCGCCAGCAGCTGCGCCACTTCCGCCGGGGCGGCTTGGGCGTTCCAGTCCTGCGGCGCGGTGCCGCGGGCCGATGCGGGCAGGCCTTCGGCCAGCACCACCAGATTGAGCAGTTCGCCGCGGCGCACCGGATAGGCCACCACATGCAGGCGCGCACCCAGCCAGACATTCACGCCCGCGTATTCGCAGCGCAGCGGGGCCGGCAGGGCATCGCGCGGGATCAGCGTGCGCCAGGCGAACTGGCCGGTGGGAAGGGGCTCGCCGTCGCCCGCGCCGGTCACCTGCCGGCGCAGGCGGCTCCAGACGCCGTCGGCGACGATCAGGGCCTCGCCCTCGGACCGGCCGGCATCGCTCGACGCGCGCCGACAGGCCAGGGCCAGGCTTTCCGGCGTCGCGCCGGACGGCGCGGCATCCAGGGCCTCGGTGCCCAGGTGCAGCACCGACTCGCCGCTCGCTTCCACCGCGGCCAGCAGCAGGCCGTGCAGATCGGCCCGGTGCAGCGCCGCATAGGGCGCCCCGTAGCGCGCCGCCACCTCGCGGCCCAGCGGCATGCGGCCCAGCACCCGGCGGCCCGTCGCGCTGCGCACCGTGATCGAGTCGGGAAAGAAGGCCACCGCCTGCAGCGCATCCGACAGGCCCCAGTCCTGCAGCACGCGGGTGGCGTTGGGGCCCAGCTGCAACCCCGCACCGACTTCGCCGAATGCCTCGGCCCGTTCGAACACCCGCGCGCGCCAGCCGGCGCGGTTGCAGGCCAGCGCCGCCGCCAGCCCACCGATACCGCCGCCGGCGATCAACATCTCACGCGAATACGCAACCGCCATCGGTCAGTCGAGCAGGCCCTGCTGCTGCTCCATCTCGCCGATCGGCAGCGGCCGACCGAAGAGATAGCCCTGGAAGGAGCGGCAGCCGTGGCGCCGCAGGAAGTCGAACTGCCCTTCGGTCTCCACGCCCTCGGCCACCACCTCCAGCCCCAGGCTCAGCGCCAGGCCGAGCGTGGTGCGCACGATGGCGGCGTCGTTGGGATCGGTGAGCAGGTCGCGCACGAAGGACTGGTCGATCTTCAGCTGGTCCAGCGGCAGGCGTTTCAGGTAGCTGAGCGATGAATAGCCGGTGCCAAAATCGTCCAGCGAGAAACCCACGCCGCGCGCCCGCAGCCGGCCCATCTTGCCGAGGATGTCCTCGACGTCGTGGAACAGCAGGCTTTCGGTGAGTTCGAACTTCAGCCTGCGCGCATTGGCGCCTGTGGTGCCGAGCACTTCCTCGACCTGGTCGATGAAGTCCGGATGCCGGAACTGCCGGGCACTCACGTTGATCGCGATGTTGAGGTGCCGCGTGGCCGCGCGCCGGTCCCACAGCACCAGCTGCTGGCAGGCCTGGCGCAGCACCCATTGGCCCAGCGGCAGGATCAGCCCGCTCTCCTCGGCCAGCGGGATGAAGGCCAGCGGCGGCACCAGGCCGCGGGTGGGATGCATCCAGCGTACCAGGGCTTCCGCGCCCAGGATGCGGCCGCCGGCATCGACCACCGGCTGGTAGTGCAGCCGCAGCTCGTCCCGGCCCAGGCCCAGCCGCAGGTCGGCCTCCAGCACCGAGCGCTCGCGCAGCCGCGCCTGCATCTCCGGGTCGAAGAAACGCACGGTGTTGCGGCCGGCGGCCTTGGCCTGGTGCACCGCCAGGTCGGCGCGTTTGAGCAACTCGTCGGCCGGCAGCGCCGTGCCGCCGCCGAACAGGGCCACGCCGATGCTGCCGCTGGCATGGTGCTGGCGCTCGCCGATGGAAAACGGGCCGTGCAGCTGCGCCAGCAGTTCGGCGGCGATGCGCCGGGCCTCGGCCAGGGCCGGCTCGATGTCGCTGCCGAGGTTCTCGCAGATCAGCACGAACTCGTCGCCGCCGAAGCGCGCCGCGCTGCGGCCCGGCGCGGCGCGCTCCACCAGGCGGCCGGCGATCTGCTGCAGCAGCTGGTCGCCCGCGGCATGGCCCAGGATGTCGTTGAGGTCCTTGAAATGGTCGATGTCCAGGAACAGCACCGCGCCGTGGTGGCCCAGTTGGGCGGCCTCGTCGAGCGCGGCCTGCAGCCGGCTCAGCAGCAGGCGCCGGTTGGGCAGGCCGGTCAGGGCGTCGTAGAAGGCCAGGCGTTCGACCTCGTGCTCGGCACGCTTGCGGTCGGTGACGTCGCGGGCGATGCCGATCAGGCCGGAGACCTTGCCGCGCGCATCCAGCACCGGCGTCTTGATGATGTCGAACACGCCGCTGCGGTGAACGCCGCGCAGCGTTTCCTCGCCGCGGTAGGCCTGGCCGGTGCGCATGGCGGCGAGGTCCTCGTTGCGCGAGCGCTCGGCGGTGTCCGGGTCGTAGAGATCGCCGTAGCTGCGGCCGACGAGCTCGCCCTGGCGCAGTCCGTAGAAAGCCTCGAAGGCGCGGTTGCAGGCCCGGTAGATGCCTTCGGCATCGCGGTAGAAGACCATGTCGGGGACGGCTTCGAACAGGCCGCGCAGCTCGGCCTGCTTCTCGGCCAGGGCGATCTCGGCGCGGCGGCGCACGCTGTCGTCGATGGCGATGGACATGACGCCGCGCACGCTGCCGTCGGCCGCCCGCTCCGGCACCATGGAGTTGTAGCGCCAGTGCGTGACGCCGTCGCGCTGCAGCTGGTTCTCGAAGACGCTGGGCTGGCCCCGAAGCGCCGCCTGCAGGCGCGGCTCCAGGGCGGCGTAACGGGTCGGCCCGATGAACTCGTCGAGCTTGCGCCCCACCATCTCGGCGGCCGGCCGGCCGTACCAGCGCGCATGGGCATCGTTGACGAAATGCAGCCGCAGCGAGGTGTCGAAGAGGCTGACGCAAAAGGGCAGGCGGTTGAGCGCGTCGAGCCAGACGGCGTCCTCGCCCAGCCGGGGATCGGTCTCGTCCGGGCCGAGGTCGAGCAGCACGCCGTCCCATTGGGTGGAGTCGGAGCCGGGCAGCGGTACGGCATGCAGGCGCATCCTGCGCAGCGTGCCATCGGCGCGGCGCAGGCGCAGGGCCAGCGCCACACCCTCCTGGCGGGCCTGGGCCGCACGCAGGGCCTTGATCAGGGTGGCACGTTCGGAGTGTGGCAGCAGGCGCCAGCCGCGCCGGGCCTCGGCCATCAGCTCCGGGACCGTCACGCCGCAGGTCTGCGCCAGGCCATCGCCCAGGCTGAGGAAGCGGCCGGCGGGGCCGCCGCCCGCCTGCCAGCGGAACAGCACCGCACCCGGCAGGCCCTGGCCAAGCCAATGCGCCGTCGATGGAGGCGACGCTTCTGGTGTGCCGCGGTCCTTACCGCTGGCGGGGGCTTGCTTCATCCGGACGCTTCCTCGCTGGGCGGAACCGCTCAAAGCGGCCCCGGCCCGATGGAGTCTAACGCCGGAGTGCCCCGCCTCCTGCGGGGGTGGGCCTCAGTGCGACGGAAAGATCCGCACCGTCTTGCGCTCGCCGGCCTGGGTGCCGCCGGAGCCCGGTTTGCCGGGCGTGGCGCAGCTGCCGCAGCTGTCGCAGGAGCTGCATCCGGGTGCATCGGCCACCGCCCGCGCGATGCGGTCCGCACCGCTTTCGCCCAGGCCCACTCGCATGCCGCCACGGCCCAGCGCGGCCGCCAGCTTGCGCCGCCAGGGCGCCGGCATCCAGTACCAGGCAGCCCAGCCGAAGGCAAGCAGAACGATCAGGGTGACGATGGCCTCTTGAAGCATGCTGACTCCTAGCTCCTAGCCGCCGCCGAGTGCCAGCGTGACCCGGTAGGCGATGAAACTGGCGCCGTAGGCCAGGGCGAACAGATAGCCCGCCATGATCAGAGCGTAGCGCCAGGAATTGGTTTCCCGCTTCACCGTGGCCAGGGTCGACAGGCACATCGGCGCGAACACATACCAGACCAGCAGCGAGATCGCGGTGGCCATCGACCAACTGGCGGCGATCACCGGCTCCAGCTGCGCCGCAGCGTCGTCGCCGGTGGCCGACATGGCGTAGACCGTGCCCAGCGCACCCACCGCCACCTCGCGCGCGGCCAGGCCCGGCACCAGCGCGATCGAGATCTGCCAGTTGAAGCCGATGGGCGCGAAGATCACTTCCAGCGCCCGGCCGATCATGCCCGCCAGGCTGTACTGGATGGCCGGGCCGGTGGCGCCCTCGGGCGGGCCGGGGAAGGTGGAGAAGAACCACAGCAGCACCGTCAGCGACAGGATCATGGTGCCCACGCGCTTCAGGAAGATGCGCGCCCGCTCCCACAGGCCGATGGCCAGCTGGCGCGGATTGGGCCAGCGGTAGGAGGGCAGCTCCATCATCAGCGGCGACTGCGCATGGGTGCCGCGCATCAGCTTGAAGACCCAGGCCACGCCCATGGCCGACACGATGCCGCCCAGATAGAGCGCGAACAGCACCAGCCCCTGCAGATTGAAGATGCCGCCGACCTGGCGCGCGGGGATGAAGGCGGCGATCAGCAGCGCATACACCGGCAGGCGGGCCGAGCAGGTCATCAGCGGCGCGATCATGATGGTGACCAGCCGGTCGCGCCAGTTGGTGATGGTGCGGGCCGCCATCACGCCGGGAATCGCGCAGGCGAAGCTCGACAGCAGCGGGATGAAGGAGCGGCCCGACAGGCCCACCGTGCCCATCAGCCGGTCGAGCAGGAAGGCCGCGCGCGGCAGGTAGCCGGAGTCCTCCAGCGCCAGGATGAAGAAGAACAGGATCAGGATCTGCGGCAGGAAGACCAGCACGCCGCCGACGCCCGCGATGATGCCGTCCACCACCAGGCTGCGCAGGATGCCGTCGGGCAGGTGCGCCTGCACCAGCGCGCCGAGCTTGCCGGTGGCCGACTCGATCATGTCCATCGGCACCTCGGCCCAGCTGAACACCGCCTGGAACATCAAAAAGAGCAGCACCGTCAGGATGGCCATACCCCAGACCGGATGCAGCACCAGGCGGTCGATGCGGTCGTCCCGCGCCAGGCGCGAGACCGGCTCCACCACCGCGGCGGCGAGGATGCGGCGCACCTCCTGCTGGGTATCTAGCACCTCGGCGATGCCAGGCGCGGTCCAGTCGCCGGGGCGGCCGGCCTCGGTGTCGGGCTGGGGCAGGTAGTCGCTCAGCAGCGCCACCAGGTTGGCGGCGCCATCGCCGCGCACGCCCACCGTCTCGATCACCGGCATGCCGAGTTCGCGCGACAGCGCGGGGATGTCCACCAGCACGCCCTGCTCGCGCGCCATGTCGGTCATGTTCAGCGCCATCACCATCGGCAGGCCCAGGCGCCGGGCTTCCAGCACCAGGCGCAGGTTCAGGCGCAGGTTGGTGGCGTCGGTGACACAGACCAGCAGATCGGGCAGCGGCTCGCCCGGGCGCCGGCCGGTGACGATGTCGCGGGTCACCGCCTCGTCGGCCGACAGCGCGTTGAGGCTGTAGGCGCCGGGCAGGTCGAGCACCTCGATGCGCCGGCCCGCAGGCGTGCGCAGCAGGCCGACCTTGCGTTCGACCGTCACACCCGCATAGTTGGCGACCTTTTGCCGGCTGCCGGTCAGCAGGTTGAACAGCGCGGTCTTGCCGCAGTTGGGATTGCCCAGCAGGGCCACCCGCAGGGAGGAGGCAACAGCGTTCATGCCAGCACCACCTGCACCAGCGCCGCCTCGTGCGCCCGCAGCGCGAAGGTGCTGCGGCCGATGCGCACGGCGATCGGCTCGCGGCCGGGGAAACCGTAGGCGATCACCCGGACCGGCTCCCCGGGCACGAAGCCGATCTCGCTCAGCCGCAGCATGCGCTCGGCATCGTCGACCTGGCCCAGGCTGCGCAGCTCCACCACCACGGCGGGGGTGTGGCGCGCGAGCCGGGCGAGGGAGAGTGTCTGCCCGGAAGCAGGCAGGACGGGACTGGACGGTGCGGTCGGAAGCGTTACAGCGGACACGGATGGACAGGCGGCTACGGTGCGGACGGGGAAACAAGAATTATTCTTGAAAACGTCCGCCAGTGTAGCCCGAGGGGTCATGGCCGCCCGGCCGAAACCGGGGTTCCGGCGGGGCATAAAGCCAATTGTCAGGCGGCTTGCAGCAGCTGGCGCAGCACGTAGGGCAGGATGCCGCCGGCGCGGTAGTAATCCACCTCGACCGGGGTGTCGATGCGCAGGATGACCTTGGTTTCGGTGCGGTGGCCGTCCGGACGGGTGACGACCAGCGTGGCCTTGCTCTGGGGCTTCAAGTCCGGGTCGGCCACGATGTCGATGGTCTCGTCGCCCTTCAGGCCCAACTCCTGCCAGGATTCGCCGGCCGCGAACTGCAGCGGCAGCACACCCATGCCGACCAGGTTGGAGCGGTGGATGCGCTCGAAGCTGCGCGCCACCACCGCCTTGATGCCGAGCAGCTGCGTGCCCTTGGCCGCCCAGTCGCGCGAGGAGCCGGTGCCGTATTCCTCGCCCGCGAACACCACCGTCGGCTGGCCGGCGGCCATGTAGCGGGTGGCGGCGTCGAAGATCGAGATCTTCTGGCCCTTGGACTCGCCCTCGCCCTGGTAGAGCGTCACGCCGCCCTCCTCGCGCGAGCCGTCTTCCTGCGCCGGGATCATCAGGTTCTTGATGCGCACATTGGCGAAGGTGCCGCGCACCATCACGTCATGGTTGCCGCGGCGCGCGCCGTAGCTGTTGAAGTCGAGCTTGGCGACGCCGTTCTCCTGCAGCCAGGTGCCGGCGGGCGAGCTGGCCTTGATGTTGCCGGCCGGCGAGATGTGGTCGGTGGTGATCGAGTCGCCGAACAGCGCCATCACCCGTGCGCCTTCGACCTTGGAGCTGGGCGCGTCCTGCTGCCTGGCCGGATCGAGTTCGAAGCCGTCGAAGAACGGCGGCTGGGCGATGTAGGTGCTCTCGGGCCAGGTGTAGGTGTCGCCGGAGACGCCATGGATCTTGCCCCACAACTCGCCCGGATCGGACTTCACCCGGCCGTAGCTGGCGCGGAAGGCTTCGCCGTCCATGGCGAACTTCAGCAGGCCGTGAATTTCCTCGCTGCTCGGCCAGATGTCCTTCAGATGCACCTCGCGGCCGCCCGTGCCCTTGCCCACCGGTTCGGTGGTCAGGTCGCGCAGCATGGAGCCGGCGATCGCATAGGCCACCACCAGCGGCGGGCTGGCCAGGAAGTTGGCCTTGAGGTTGGGATGGATGCGTGCCTCGAAATTGCGGTTGCCCGAGAGCACCGCTGCGCACACCAGATCGCTCTTGGTGATGGCTTCGTTGAGTTCCGGCGCCAGGTCGCCCGCGTTGCCGATGCAGGTGGTGCAGCCGTAGCCGGCCAGGGCGAAGCCCAGCTTTTCCAGATAAGGCAGCAGGCCAGTCTTGACTAGGTATTCGGTCACCATGCGCGAGCCGGGCGCCAGCGAGGTCTTGATGTGCGGCTGCACCGTCAGCCCGGCTTCCACCGCCTTCTTCGCGAGCAGGCCGGCGGCCAGCATCACGCTGGGGTTGGATGTGTTGGTGCAGCTGGTGATGGCGGCGATCAGCACGTCGCCGTTGCCCAGCGTGATGCCGGTGGCGTCATGGCCGTCGTCGGGCGTGACTTCGGACTGCGCGGCGGCCAGGGTCGGCTTGTTGCCTTCCATCTCCACCACCGGAAGCGCGGCGCCGGGCTCGGTGGGTGGATTGCTCGGCACCTTGTCGGTGGGCTCCTCGCCGGCATGGTGCACCAGCTGGCGGGTCAGCAGCAGTTCGGACGGCCGGTTGAAACCGTTCTCGCCGATCGGCTTGCTGAACAGCGAGCGGAACTGGCTGGCCACATGGCCGAGTTCGATGCGGTCCTGCGGCCGCTTGGGGCCGGCGAGGCTGGGCGTGACGTCGCCCAGGTCGAGCTTGACCACCTGCGAATAACCGATGCTGCCGGCCTGCGGCACGCCGAACAGGCCCTGGGCGCGGAAGTAGGCCTCGAAGGCCTCCACCTCGGCATCGGTGCGGCCGGTGCCGCGGAAGTATTCGACCGTCTTCTCATCGACCGGGAAGAAGCCCATGGTCGCGCCGTATTCCGGCGCCATGTTGCCGATGGTGGCCCGGTCCGGCACCGGCAGGGTGCTGGTGCCTTCGCCGAAGAATTCGACGAACTTGCCCACCACTTTCTGCTTGCGCAGGATTTCGGTGACGGTCAGCACCAGGTCGGTGGCGGTCACGCCTTCGCGCAGGCGGCCGGTCAATTCGAAACCCACCACGTCGGGCGTCAGGAAATAAACCGGCTGGCCCAGCATGGCCGCCTCGGCCTCGATTCCGCCCACGCCCCAGGCGACCACACCAATACCGTTGACCATGGTGGTATGGCTATCGGTACCGACAAGGCTATCGAAATAATAAATACCGTCCGTGGACGCGTGCACACCGCGCGCCAGATATTCCAGATTGACCTGATGGACGATGCCGAAGCCCGGCGGCACCACGCCAAAGGTTTCGAAAGCCTGCATGCCCCACTTCATGAACTCATATCGCTCGCGGTTGCGCTGAAATTCGAGCTTCATGTTCAAGTCAAGCGCCGAGGGTGTTCCGTAGTAATCCACCATGACCGAATGGTCGACCACCAGATCCACGGGAACCAGCGGTTCGATGCGCTGCGGATCTTTTCCCAGCCGGGCGGCGGTACTGCGCATTGCCGCGAGATCGGCCAGCAGGGGAACACCGGTGAAATCCTGCAAAACCACACGCGACACCACGA contains the following coding sequences:
- a CDS encoding Y-family DNA polymerase; the protein is MDAFFASVELLRYPQLKGLPVVIGGGRRAVDGALVTPPDGRALEDIPIDAFPRLRGYTGRGVATTATYEARQFGVGSALGLMKAAKLCPQAILLPVDFERVRHFSRTFKGIVTDIAPLMEDRGVDEVYIDFTEVPGGQREGGKVLARLIQRQIFEATRLTCSIGVAPNKLLAKMASEFDKPNGISIVYEADLQPRIWPLPARKINGIGPKADAKLETLGIRTIGELAAQTPEWLIAHFGKSTGAWMHRVAWGQDDRPVTTESEPVSMSRETTFERDLHAVRDREELGRIFTALCEKVAEDLQRKGYRSKTIGIKLRYDDFRIATRDLTVEVAVDDAVQIRRLAGQCLKRVPLERRLRLLGVRAGTLVRGDEADAAPSEAEPQRGHTPALF
- a CDS encoding FAD-dependent monooxygenase, with product MLIAGGGIGGLAAALACNRAGWRARVFERAEAFGEVGAGLQLGPNATRVLQDWGLSDALQAVAFFPDSITVRSATGRRVLGRMPLGREVAARYGAPYAALHRADLHGLLLAAVEASGESVLHLGTEALDAAPSGATPESLALACRRASSDAGRSEGEALIVADGVWSRLRRQVTGAGDGEPLPTGQFAWRTLIPRDALPAPLRCEYAGVNVWLGARLHVVAYPVRRGELLNLVVLAEGLPASARGTAPQDWNAQAAPAEVAQLLAHAGTGLRDLAGAAPHWRRWMLHDRDPVAGPQALARERIALLGDAAHPMLPYLAQGAAMALEDAAELQRVLAMDIDDVRLCLARYALHRWQRVGQVQARARRQSRIFHATGPLAWGRDAALMLLGRRLLDQGWLWRT
- a CDS encoding putative bifunctional diguanylate cyclase/phosphodiesterase, which produces MKQAPASGKDRGTPEASPPSTAHWLGQGLPGAVLFRWQAGGGPAGRFLSLGDGLAQTCGVTVPELMAEARRGWRLLPHSERATLIKALRAAQARQEGVALALRLRRADGTLRRMRLHAVPLPGSDSTQWDGVLLDLGPDETDPRLGEDAVWLDALNRLPFCVSLFDTSLRLHFVNDAHARWYGRPAAEMVGRKLDEFIGPTRYAALEPRLQAALRGQPSVFENQLQRDGVTHWRYNSMVPERAADGSVRGVMSIAIDDSVRRRAEIALAEKQAELRGLFEAVPDMVFYRDAEGIYRACNRAFEAFYGLRQGELVGRSYGDLYDPDTAERSRNEDLAAMRTGQAYRGEETLRGVHRSGVFDIIKTPVLDARGKVSGLIGIARDVTDRKRAEHEVERLAFYDALTGLPNRRLLLSRLQAALDEAAQLGHHGAVLFLDIDHFKDLNDILGHAAGDQLLQQIAGRLVERAAPGRSAARFGGDEFVLICENLGSDIEPALAEARRIAAELLAQLHGPFSIGERQHHASGSIGVALFGGGTALPADELLKRADLAVHQAKAAGRNTVRFFDPEMQARLRERSVLEADLRLGLGRDELRLHYQPVVDAGGRILGAEALVRWMHPTRGLVPPLAFIPLAEESGLILPLGQWVLRQACQQLVLWDRRAATRHLNIAINVSARQFRHPDFIDQVEEVLGTTGANARRLKFELTESLLFHDVEDILGKMGRLRARGVGFSLDDFGTGYSSLSYLKRLPLDQLKIDQSFVRDLLTDPNDAAIVRTTLGLALSLGLEVVAEGVETEGQFDFLRRHGCRSFQGYLFGRPLPIGEMEQQQGLLD
- a CDS encoding DUF6587 family protein translates to MLQEAIVTLIVLLAFGWAAWYWMPAPWRRKLAAALGRGGMRVGLGESGADRIARAVADAPGCSSCDSCGSCATPGKPGSGGTQAGERKTVRIFPSH
- the feoB gene encoding ferrous iron transporter B, giving the protein MNAVASSLRVALLGNPNCGKTALFNLLTGSRQKVANYAGVTVERKVGLLRTPAGRRIEVLDLPGAYSLNALSADEAVTRDIVTGRRPGEPLPDLLVCVTDATNLRLNLRLVLEARRLGLPMVMALNMTDMAREQGVLVDIPALSRELGMPVIETVGVRGDGAANLVALLSDYLPQPDTEAGRPGDWTAPGIAEVLDTQQEVRRILAAAVVEPVSRLARDDRIDRLVLHPVWGMAILTVLLFLMFQAVFSWAEVPMDMIESATGKLGALVQAHLPDGILRSLVVDGIIAGVGGVLVFLPQILILFFFILALEDSGYLPRAAFLLDRLMGTVGLSGRSFIPLLSSFACAIPGVMAARTITNWRDRLVTIMIAPLMTCSARLPVYALLIAAFIPARQVGGIFNLQGLVLFALYLGGIVSAMGVAWVFKLMRGTHAQSPLMMELPSYRWPNPRQLAIGLWERARIFLKRVGTMILSLTVLLWFFSTFPGPPEGATGPAIQYSLAGMIGRALEVIFAPIGFNWQISIALVPGLAAREVAVGALGTVYAMSATGDDAAAQLEPVIAASWSMATAISLLVWYVFAPMCLSTLATVKRETNSWRYALIMAGYLFALAYGASFIAYRVTLALGGG
- a CDS encoding FeoA family protein; the encoded protein is MSAVTLPTAPSSPVLPASGQTLSLARLARHTPAVVVELRSLGQVDDAERMLRLSEIGFVPGEPVRVIAYGFPGREPIAVRIGRSTFALRAHEAALVQVVLA
- a CDS encoding aconitate hydratase, with amino-acid sequence MAAPAPHDFSSTVKSFQTASGTEGRFFSLPELSRQFPNIARLPVSIRIVLESVLRNCDGRKITAEHVAQLAGWQPQANRTEEIPFVVSRVVLQDFTGVPLLADLAAMRSTAARLGKDPQRIEPLVPVDLVVDHSVMVDYYGTPSALDLNMKLEFQRNRERYEFMKWGMQAFETFGVVPPGFGIVHQVNLEYLARGVHASTDGIYYFDSLVGTDSHTTMVNGIGVVAWGVGGIEAEAAMLGQPVYFLTPDVVGFELTGRLREGVTATDLVLTVTEILRKQKVVGKFVEFFGEGTSTLPVPDRATIGNMAPEYGATMGFFPVDEKTVEYFRGTGRTDAEVEAFEAYFRAQGLFGVPQAGSIGYSQVVKLDLGDVTPSLAGPKRPQDRIELGHVASQFRSLFSKPIGENGFNRPSELLLTRQLVHHAGEEPTDKVPSNPPTEPGAALPVVEMEGNKPTLAAAQSEVTPDDGHDATGITLGNGDVLIAAITSCTNTSNPSVMLAAGLLAKKAVEAGLTVQPHIKTSLAPGSRMVTEYLVKTGLLPYLEKLGFALAGYGCTTCIGNAGDLAPELNEAITKSDLVCAAVLSGNRNFEARIHPNLKANFLASPPLVVAYAIAGSMLRDLTTEPVGKGTGGREVHLKDIWPSSEEIHGLLKFAMDGEAFRASYGRVKSDPGELWGKIHGVSGDTYTWPESTYIAQPPFFDGFELDPARQQDAPSSKVEGARVMALFGDSITTDHISPAGNIKASSPAGTWLQENGVAKLDFNSYGARRGNHDVMVRGTFANVRIKNLMIPAQEDGSREEGGVTLYQGEGESKGQKISIFDAATRYMAAGQPTVVFAGEEYGTGSSRDWAAKGTQLLGIKAVVARSFERIHRSNLVGMGVLPLQFAAGESWQELGLKGDETIDIVADPDLKPQSKATLVVTRPDGHRTETKVILRIDTPVEVDYYRAGGILPYVLRQLLQAA